From Calditerricola satsumensis, one genomic window encodes:
- the metK gene encoding methionine adenosyltransferase, translating to MRKGRRLFTSESVTEGHPDKICDQISDAVLDAILEKDPNARVACETAVTTGLVLVTGEITTECYVDIPKLVRDVIRDIGYTRAKFGFDADTCAVITAIDEQSPDIAAGVNRALEAREGQMSDEEIEAIGAGDQGLMFGFACNETPELMPLPISLAHKLARRLAEVRKKEILPYLRPDGKTQVTIEYDGDKPVRVDTIVISTQHHPDVSQEQIRADMLEHVVNPVVPVHLLDDATKYFINPSGRFVIGGPQGDAGLTGRKIIVDTYGGYARHGGGAFSGKDPTKVDRSGAYAARYVAKNIVAAGLADKCEVQVAYAIGVAQPVSISVDTYGTGKVSEEVLVGLIRKHFDLRPAGIIKMLDLRRPIYRQVAAYGHFGRDDLDLPWERTDKAEILKAEAQAHMKV from the coding sequence CCCCAATGCCCGCGTGGCCTGCGAGACGGCGGTAACCACGGGGCTTGTGCTGGTGACCGGGGAGATCACCACCGAGTGCTACGTGGACATTCCCAAACTCGTGCGCGACGTGATCCGCGACATCGGGTACACGCGGGCCAAGTTCGGCTTTGACGCCGACACCTGCGCCGTCATCACGGCCATCGACGAGCAGTCGCCGGACATCGCCGCGGGCGTGAACCGGGCGCTGGAAGCGCGGGAGGGACAGATGTCCGACGAGGAAATCGAGGCCATCGGGGCGGGCGACCAGGGGCTGATGTTCGGGTTTGCCTGCAACGAGACGCCGGAACTGATGCCGCTGCCCATCTCCCTGGCTCATAAGCTCGCGCGCCGCCTGGCGGAGGTGCGCAAGAAGGAGATCCTGCCGTACCTGCGCCCGGACGGCAAGACGCAGGTGACGATCGAGTACGACGGAGACAAGCCGGTCCGCGTCGACACCATCGTCATCTCCACCCAGCACCATCCCGACGTGTCGCAGGAGCAGATCAGGGCCGACATGCTGGAGCATGTCGTGAATCCGGTGGTGCCGGTGCACCTCCTCGACGACGCCACCAAGTACTTCATCAACCCGTCGGGCCGTTTCGTGATCGGTGGGCCGCAGGGTGATGCCGGGCTGACCGGCCGGAAGATCATCGTCGACACCTACGGCGGATACGCCCGTCATGGCGGCGGGGCCTTCTCGGGCAAGGACCCGACGAAGGTGGACCGCTCGGGCGCGTATGCCGCGCGCTACGTGGCGAAGAACATCGTCGCCGCCGGGCTGGCCGATAAGTGCGAAGTGCAGGTGGCCTACGCCATCGGCGTGGCGCAGCCGGTGTCGATCAGCGTGGATACGTACGGCACGGGCAAGGTGAGCGAGGAGGTGCTGGTGGGCCTCATTCGCAAGCACTTTGACCTGCGGCCGGCAGGGATCATCAAGATGCTCGACCTGCGCCGCCCGATTTACCGCCAAGTGGCTGCCTACGGGCACTTTGGCCGCGACGACCTCGACCTGCCGTGGGAGCGGACGGACAAAGCGGAGATCCTGAAAGCCGAAGCCCAGGCGCACATGAAGGTGTAA